One region of Bubalus kerabau isolate K-KA32 ecotype Philippines breed swamp buffalo chromosome 6, PCC_UOA_SB_1v2, whole genome shotgun sequence genomic DNA includes:
- the REG4 gene encoding regenerating islet-derived protein 4 — translation MALKSMWLVFLMSCVISTEVLDAIIVRPSCATGWFYHGSYCYGYFRKLRNWSEAELECQSYGNGAHLASVLNLKEASTIAKYIGAYQRNKPVWIGLHDPQKKHHWQWVDGAMYIYRSLSGKSVGENKYCAEMDAKTYFLTWTRKECDKRQHFLCKYRP, via the exons ATGGCTCTGAAAAGCATGTGGCTGGTTTTTCTGATGAGCTGTGTAATCAGCACTGAAGTCCTGGATG CCATTATCGTGAGACCTAGCTGTGCTACCGGCTGGTTTTACCATGGGTCATATTGCTATGGATACTTCCGGAAGCTGAGGAACTGGTCCGAGGCTGAG CTCGAGTGTCAGTCATATGGAAACGGAGCCCATTTGGCATCTGTCCTGAATTTAAAGGAAGCCAGCACCATAGCAAAGTACATAGGTGCCTACCAAAGAAACAAGCCGGTGTGGATTGGCCTGCATGACCCACAGAAG AAGCATCATTGGCAGTGGGTCGATGGAGCCATGTATATTTACAGATCCTTGTCTGGCAAGTCCGTGGGTGAGAACAAGTACTGTGCTGAGATGGACGCCAAGACCT attttttaacttgGACCAGAAAAGAATGCGATAAGCGCCAACACTTCCTGTGCAAGTACCGACCCTAG